The Eriocheir sinensis breed Jianghai 21 chromosome 9, ASM2467909v1, whole genome shotgun sequence genomic sequence GAAAGGTATTAAGCTGTCACGATGCGTCTGTCGTATGTCCATAAATACTGGAGTTTCAGCATTGCATCTGTCTGTTCACCAGGGTCACTAACGTGGCCTACTGCACGGCGGCCTGTGTCAACACGCTACCTTCGACCACTGACCTCTAATGTAACTGCATTGGTTAACTCCATGCAAATCTTGAAGCCCGCAGCCGTCATCTTTATATTCCCATGGGCCGAGGTATTAATACCTCGGCCCATGGACTGTCAGCATGTTTTGTTCAGCTTTTCAATCGAACACAGCAGTCAATTCACATcaaatacccccccaaaaaaatcattATCGAACTTTACACTATTTGGTATTAAGAGCACCAAATGTCAACCGTGACTCACCGACGCAGTCATCGTAGGTGACGCCGCACACGAAGACGCCGGTGACGCCCCGCTTCTGCAGCTCCTCGTTGAGCGTCGTGTGgaacttgttgttgttgtcccaGAAGACGCTGTACGAGTCCGTGTCGGGGTCGGTGCCCTTGTGCACCAGGATGGCGTCCTCCACCACCTGGAGGGGGACACAGAGAGACAGGGAGGTGTTAGGCTCCAACGAGTTTTTATATCACGgcaaaggaaaaaatatcaaaagtGCTTTTCCCTCAGAAACAACAAAATATGCCTTAAAAAGCTCATCTTGTCAGTACCAAAAGTATCCTCAAGCTTCCCTCTTGTaagagtttaagtcataggaaggagaaaatatagtCCAGAGAAGGTTCTTTTTGTTTACCAGTGAAAAGGACGGAGAATTTCAAATACTGGCTGCCTCACGCATTAGGAAGCGTGATAGCATGGGAATGAGTTTGGACGATAGTCTTGTCCAGCGGAGCCACGAGATATATGGATACATGAAGTTTTCAAGCTCAGAAGATTAGTTGGCACGAAAGTAGCGACAAAAGATTGAAACCCTTACGTCAACTTGGAAATACAAGGTTACACATCTTTTATAGCCTTATAATTAGCTAACTTAGAGGAGGAAtgagcttgttgttgttgttgtaaaataaagagcaaaaaaaatgtcagagaaatggaagaaaatgtaaATCTTAATGTACTGTACAATgacgagtaaaagaaaaaaatgtgaaagaaaatggaaggaattaTAAACTTTAATCtgttgtaaaagaagaaaaaagaaaaatggaaggaaatataaaCTCTTATCtgttgtaaaagaagaaaaaagaaaaatggaaggaaatataaaCTTTAATCTCTtgtcaaagaagaaaaaaatggaaggaaatataaaCTTTAATCCgttgcaaaagaagaaaaaagaaaaatggaaggaaatataaaCTTTAATCTgttgcaaaagaagaaaaatgaaaaatggaaggaaatataaaCTTTAATCTCTtgtcaaagaagaaaaaaatggatggaaataTAAACTTTAATCTGtggcataagaagaaaaaagaaaaatggaaggaaatataaaCTTTAATCTGtggcataagaagaaaaaagaaaaatggaaggaaatataaaCTTTAATCTGtggcataagaagaaaaaagaaaaatggaaggaaatataaaCTTTAATCTGTTGTAacagaaaaaatacaaagaaaatgtaAGGCACTCTGAACCGCCGAGGCCCTCGCGGCGCACTTTGAGGTCCGCGCACAGCTTGGCGCCCCAGCTGTTCTGGACGCAGTGCCGCGGCCACAGCTTCTGCTCCGTGGGCGTGCCGTCGTTGTTCACTTCGAAGATCACGGTGTCGTAGACCTTCGCCTCATCGCTCGTCAGCtgaagacataagaggaaaggttAGGCCAGCCGCGAACTTATAAAACTCTACGCTGCCTTGTTGCCATGTTTCAGTTAGTACAGTAATCCTCAGTAACAGCAGTCAGTGAGTTTCGTGCGGCTCTTTTGTTAACATGGTGCCGCTGATGACGGCGACCTCACTCCTATTCTTTGGCTCTCGGGAAAACTATAATTACGGGGCTTGGCTGTTTGAAACTCATCTCCTTATATTCACTCGTTTTGtttattgattatttttttattattatgcacTTGTTAAGCTGTGGAGACCATGAAGGCAGACtgattagagaagagagagagagagagagagagagagagagagagagagagagagagagagagagagagagagagagagagagagagagagagagagagagagagagagagagagagagagagagagagagagagagagagagagagagagagagagagagagagagagagagagagagatagagagagacgtcAGTGCAAATCGACGAGTTGATAGacaggtaaataaacaaacagaaactgaagtaaataaataaagttagtgGTATCGACAGACGGAAAGGTTACAGGCAGGAAAACGAGAACAAAACCGACCAGCATGGGATAAACGACCGTAAAAAGGcgccatttacacacacacacacacacacacatacacacacacacacacacacattagccagCACAAATACAATCTGTTTTGGGTCCGCCTCCAATTACGGTTCATCGCCATTATCTCCGGGTCGTGATTCGGCGTGACGGGAGCCgctatctctgttttcttttaattCCGGATTAGAGAGTAGCAGGTTACGTCTcgcggtgtatgtgtgtgtgtgtgtgtgtgtgtgtgtgtgtgtgtgtgtgtgtgtgtgtgtgtgtgtgtgtgtgtgtgtgtgtgtgtgtgtgtgtgtgtgtgtgtgtgtgtgtgtgtgtgtgtgtgtgtgtgtgtgtgtgtgtgtgtgtgtgtgtgtgtgtgtgtgtgtgtgtgtgtgtgtgtgtgtgtgtgtgtgtgcgtgtgtgtgtgtgtgtgtgtgtttgtgtgtgtgtgtgtgtgtgtgtgtgtgatatagttCGCTAACCTTTAGAGTCTGGAGGTCACcctggagggtgagggggggcgtgggggtgggggggtgttggtgaaaaggtaaaagagatgggagggggggaggtagggggggtccagataccccctcttccgtaacccccccgctgacccccccaacccccacttccagtcccccccgctgaggcaacccccacttccgtacatttgttactactctcaGTGACCTCCCTTGCCAGTCAACCAAACACACAGCTGGTGGAGTGCCAAGCTGATGTGCTTCACCCCTGCCAGCGTTAACCTTGATGCCTGATGAAGATTGTCTCGCCAACACGTCTCAGTTCTTTTTCCTGGCAGCGTCACCCAAGCACACAGTTGACAGAATAGCTAACTGATGTCTTTTGTCTGTCGGCGCAACCCATGCATGGTGCCTGAGGTTGGTAAAATCTTGCTAGCGCATTAATTCTCTTTCTGGCAGGGTCACCGAAGCACGCGAATCGTAGAATGGCTAATAAGTCTAGAATTGCTTTTTTGCCTCTGCCAGCGCAAACTAGAATGCCAAAGGAAAGTAGAACGGTTAACTTACATGGCGTCAACTCCTGCTACAGTAttcccatttgaaactggccggtggggtgtaggccaatgcgggtcagccccgccccgcatctctgccacacactctcaagacctctcgcttcctctcatatgtcttCAAtctactacctttaaatgaatttaattaaataattgtaTAATCCTATAAGGTCATATAATGTTAAGATTGTTTAGTTTTCGGGATAATAgaaaagattttgtataaataccacgacacttgataTCGTTGTATTCCAACGCAGTCAAGTGTCTTGGTATTtacacaaaatctttgttattatcctaaaaatgaaacaaaaatgaaacactatatgaccttattggattatccaattatttaattacattcatttaaaggtagtaaattgtcgacatatgagaggaagcgagaggtcttgagagtgtgtggcagagatgcggggcggggctgacccgcattgGCCTACACCctaccggccagtttcaaatgggaaTACTATAGTGTAAAGTTTAAAGATATTGGCTATCAGTTCGTCTCCTCGCCGTTTGAGGCCCCTCGCGTGCGTCTCCCTGGCAACGACGACGCTTTATCATTTGTTAAGTAACTTTTTTTACGGTTTCGTTATGTCTACCGCAGCACCAAGGAAATTCTTTGAGCACCACCGTGTATGCAAAGGATTCTAGTGTATAAGGATAGGCCCATTGTGAAGGCCGCTGGTGGCGCCATTTATCGGACTTGAGAAACATTAAACGGTGAAAACGTaattttgcaggggtaactaaatATTTTTATTTGAATATCCTTCTGCGTATTAGTTCATTTCCGTTAATTAAATTATGTACTCGGTCTACCATCAAGCGAGTCGATGCAGTACAGAcactggcaggagtttcttctcaaaccgagtcatccgccattagGACAATCTTCCtttagaagtagtaaatgcaaataccatcaacttcaaaaatcgaatcggctgctatttcgctgcgtcaggagtgaactaaaTTGGaccgaggtcctttcatctgtccTGCAGACACGAAGTAACTGTCGAGCAGGGTGGCTGCGTTGGAGGCCATTTCGACTGTGTAGCGTTGGAGGCGTGAAGGCTACACTGAATAAGACAACAAACTTTAATCATGAGAGTTTATTTCCTTCAAGCGTTATGAGCGGCACCATCCTTGCCGCTGAGCACTTTATACTTCTATTTTTTACATAAACTCAAATGTAGTGTCTAAGAATCACTGACAACTATGAAAATATGTATCCGGCCGGCCATTGTGACATACAGAGCGATGGATCATGATtaccacaacaacagcaacaacaacaacaacaacttctgctactactactattactacttgtaGGCGCCGTACTGCTTTCCCGGGTATTAAGGTGGTTGAAACTCCCACACTGACTGAATTCAACTTTAATCAGTATCTCTTCACATCAGTCTTGGTGTAATCGTTTCTGCAAATTCACAATAAATCTTAGACGTACGAAACTTAAATAAATAAGACCATGAATTCCTGCGTATTTACTCTTCAATACAAACAGTTCTATAATATCTTGGTCTGTTACGAATATAACAAGTAGCCGTTAACTTCGCTAACCTACAATCTATACATAGCATTCCTGAGTAATCACTTTtcattacaaaacacacacacgatatatagATTATCTCCTCACATACATGATCAAACAGATAATACAACTATTAGCATACCAAAACGTGTCCTTCATCAAAACTCAACAACAGTAGGCTCCTTCCACAGCTGGCTCGTTGCTGTCTAGCACACGGGTTCGATCCCCTTGGCTCTCATGACTCGTCTCCTTGCTTCTTGTGTCTCTAGAGGACGAGCACACGTCTCGTCTCTCTCGGGGCTAGGTCTGTTCTGCCCTTCCAGTGCTTTTCCCGCTCATTCTCGGCCAAGGGGCGGCGTGGGTATTGTAACGAACCCACATGTTTGTTTGTAACTCTGAGGGTGAGGTCACATTGCCACTTGACAGATGCGGTCAAGATACCTCACATATGATAAACATTATCACTAACATCTGCTACTGCAACACCTCACAGACAAAGCCAGCATATAACACATACTTACCATGATACATACTagagccccaaatacactgccgaattttggccacgaacttgtcaCCCAATCAGGTCGTGGAAAAATttggcgaccggttcgccgacatgaccaagattcttacagttcgtgaccattcggcgacatgtcggcgaatgctcaagacaattcggggacaattcggagacatgtcgccgactattcggcgtccatgtcgccgagctcaaaatctcaaatttaaactgttttttgtcgcggaataattggcgacaagtctccgaattgtcttcgtatgtccccgaagtgtcggcgacatgtcgaggacaattctccgacagtgccaatatttctgacagctgatcatctgatgcccatgtggcatataaaagcacgcgAATCCGAGttgcaacacacttcttcaccggcagctgaggagcccacctcgtctctcgcaacttgttCCTGGGGAATGGCGAGAGGGCGACCAAATCCTCCCACTCGACCCTCTGCGGAGCTCAAGAGCTATGGTAGACCCCAAGaatatccgcgcctacctcatggattactacaacacccggggagcagtggcctggcaggacagaaatATGAGCaagtaaataccgtgtgtgatatGTGttgtaatatgtatgatagtatgtgtaataaaatgtataaatgtgacttgtttttgttttaccctCCTTCAAATactttagaatgaatgaatgtttacgtaatatttaTAAACAAACCattaactgaaagaagaaataaatttatataactaaaaaaaaaataataaataaataaataaataaataaataagtttttcatattttcttgtttactatttattattatattattttattccatatatatatatatatatatatatatatatatatatatatatatatatatatatatatagagagagagagagagagagagagagagagagagagagagagagagagagagagagagagagagagagagagagagagagagagagagagagagagagagagagagaaatatccccgtgtacacctcccaccgcgacccgattgccgtgtcgtgattaattcgccgaatgttcgccgaatattcggggacatgtccccgaatagtcttggccattcggcgacatgtccccgaatagtcggcgacatgtcggcggcaaattcgccaacaaaattaaaatttcaacggtcaaaattcagCGACAATTCaccgaacaccgcgaattggacgccgaattgtctgggacatgtcggccacatttcggcgacaattcggcatccattttgcattcgtgcacattcggcgaacggccgcgaatttttcatgcaacatgaaacattcgtggcggtcgtgaccaactgtcaaaagtccccgaacggccaagaacaggcaagaaagatgccgaacttgtccacgacacaggatgacttgcatattcgcgcacattcgtgaaccaaaattcggcagtgtatttggggcttaaagtTTAACGGCGATCGGGATACGGAAGATACGAAAAACGGGTGATCGTCTTATTATCGAGGTTGAGGTGGGTTGGCTCAGGCCTATGGTCCCAGGGAGGGTCGGCTATGTGCTTAAAACTACCATCATCAATGTTCTCTCTGTTCTCCTCTTCGCAATCATACAGTCAAGTTGACTGgacctacactactactactactactactattacttctactactactactacgactactactactactactgctactactactactactactgctactgctactactagtactactactactactgctgctgctacttcgttttagcttagacggGGCGGTAGCCCGCGAACAGAACCCaatgttagtgccagattttagaagagcaaattacgaggggcttcgaagacatcttgcaggggtaaactgggataatttagggattcatgagggccagaactgtgggttggagaaccaggtagaaatgacttacaataatttagttagagtaatagtagaggggcaaggacagcatataccacagcgaacacttagaaaagaaaacaatgaccctaagtggatgactcgtggattaaaacacgagatagggttaaagaagggaatttatcagaaaataaagaatggtgaaacacatctcaggggccggtatgtcgaactatctagattagtgaagaaaaacaccaggatagcaaaaaggaactatgaaatcaaagtagcaaatgaggcgaaaagtaatccgaagggcttctttcagatgtatagaacaaaaacaagggagaaaactggaccgctgaaaacaaacacaggcgagctagtggaaaattacgaaaatatgagcacattgttgaacgactacttcctttcagtattcacacaagtggatcgaacgactattccggaaagggttcaggtgcaCCAGGGCggagatggcgataaattgagggatataaacaTTACCTGGCAaatagtccaggatgagatagataagcttaagaagaataagtcgccaggtcctgacgggatatttccgagggtattaaaggaatgcaaggatgtactcagtgacccactaac encodes the following:
- the LOC126996262 gene encoding nicotinamidase-like, with protein sequence MIHRSGDLQTLKLTSDEAKVYDTVIFEVNNDGTPTEQKLWPRHCVQNSWGAKLCADLKVVEDAILVHKGTDPDTDSYSVFWDNNNKFHTTLNEELQKRGVTGVFVCGVTYDDCVGESRLTFGALNTK